The sequence below is a genomic window from Bdellovibrio bacteriovorus.
GTTCAAAAAAATTAAAACCTGACCAAGATTTGATGAACGCTTACATTACCTATAACAGAACCTTCCCGTCTGATATGGAGATGACTCAACGTGGGGCTTCCGTGGCGATGGAGCTTAACAACTTCCCTATTGCTGTAGCTCTTTACCGTACCGTAAGTGAAAGTCGTCAGTTTTCTCAAAAAGAGCGCAACGAGGCTCTTTTAAATGAAGTGTCTGCTGCGGAAAAATCTAAAAATCCACAGTTGCAACGTGAAGCTTATCTGCACTATTTGAAGTACGCCCCTCGCGATGCGAAGTCATTTGAAGTGAAATATCAATTGGCTTACTTAAGTTACACGCAAAAGAAATTCGCGGATGCAGCAGAGTCTTTTGAAGATTTGGCTAAGGATAAATCGGGAACTGCTGACCTTCGCAAGAAATCTGCGGATCTTTCTTTAGATGCCTTGGCGCAACTTAAAAATGAAAAAGTTCTTGAAGACCTTGCTTGGGATTATTCCGAGATCTTCCCGTCTAATCGCGTGGAGTTTGAAGGAATCGCGCGTAAGTCTTTGATGAATCGCGTAGCACGTGTCGCAAACGACCCTAAATCCAGCTCTTCGGATTTGAAAAAGGCTTTAAACAGCCTTGATACAGATAAAGTTAAAAATGCGAGCAACCAGGAAAAGATCCTGTTCTTTAATAACCAGGCTGTTTTAGCCAAAAAACTAGATGAAGAAAAAACTTATGTTAGCGCACTTTCTTCGTTGATGGCCGTTCCGGGTTTAACAGCCGCCCAACGTGAATCTGCTTTAGAGCAATTGACAGGCTACTACGAGAAGAAATTGGACTTCAGAAATGCCTATGCGACGGCACTTCGTATGGAGCAATCTAAGATTTCTGAAAAAGAAAAAGAATTCCGTCTTGGAACATTGGCGGACTTGGCTGGTTTAAACGCCTCTAAACACTACCGCCAATCTTTGGATGCGGGTCTGCGTGGTGAAAGATCATTGATCATTCGTTCGCGTTTGGTACTGACTTCTGAAAACCCGGTTAAAGAATTGAAAGCGCAAGCGCCTGAGCTTAAACAAAGACCGGCTCTTTTAAATGAAACGGCTTTATTGGTTTACGCCAAAACAGAAAACGCTTCTGCGATAAAGTCGGTTCTTGAAATGAAAGAGCTTCGTAAACAATCAGCACCTGTTTTCGTGAAGAAACAAGATTTTTACGAAAAGGTTCTGCAAGCAAAGGCATCTATTTCATCGCACCAGTTGAATTCGAGCAAGGACCGTCTCTTACAAAAGACCATCGCGGAGCGCGTGTCATTGCTTAAAAAGGCAGATAAGTTATTGGCTGAAAGTTTGACATTGAAAGATGTAACAGCACAGATGATGTCTTTGAACCTTGTGTCTTCGGAAAATGAGCGCATGGTTCGTGATTTAGCGGGACTACCACTCCCTGCGAATCTGACTCCGCAAGAGCAAAATCAGTATATTTCTTTGTTGAAAGCTCAGTCTAAGCCGTTCTTGTATAAGGCCCGCGTGGCTCAGCAAAAACAACAGGAAATCTGGAATAAATCCTCGGCTTTGGCGCAAACTATCAAGGACTACAGAACGGCTCGTGCTGAACTTCGTCCTTTGCTAGCGCGTGAATTGACATTACTCAACCAGATCCC
It includes:
- a CDS encoding tetratricopeptide repeat protein, with translation MKTLNDILVLGAFLGGILSTPPAFAEKMAAGTQDLVIKKMERVLSALDKSDPAWLASQQRLADLLSERARTRFMLEVEANCEGCKGSKDDRQKAIRIYEMLLQEVKLNEHGPILFQLAHLYEMAGQVDKAIALYENIIKDAKKKNINQDIVVRSHVGLGDLLFQKGRFVEAKQNYQIALKDKNLENRYLTIYNVAWCDFNTDNLKSAIATLEDLLKDPSAITRQTEEGSKYDAPFHTDVLRDLAMFYTKQDVTSREIAKFESLTPEEKRKDLLLHFAKETDRIGQKKAAQEIMSRYLAHSALSKEERIEASIQLAQINYDRGQTTESVAEFSKAALALQKSGCSSDKCEELQKSMKRYVTELHRSKKLKPDQDLMNAYITYNRTFPSDMEMTQRGASVAMELNNFPIAVALYRTVSESRQFSQKERNEALLNEVSAAEKSKNPQLQREAYLHYLKYAPRDAKSFEVKYQLAYLSYTQKKFADAAESFEDLAKDKSGTADLRKKSADLSLDALAQLKNEKVLEDLAWDYSEIFPSNRVEFEGIARKSLMNRVARVANDPKSSSSDLKKALNSLDTDKVKNASNQEKILFFNNQAVLAKKLDEEKTYVSALSSLMAVPGLTAAQRESALEQLTGYYEKKLDFRNAYATALRMEQSKISEKEKEFRLGTLADLAGLNASKHYRQSLDAGLRGERSLIIRSRLVLTSENPVKELKAQAPELKQRPALLNETALLVYAKTENASAIKSVLEMKELRKQSAPVFVKKQDFYEKVLQAKASISSHQLNSSKDRLLQKTIAERVSLLKKADKLLAESLTLKDVTAQMMSLNLVSSENERMVRDLAGLPLPANLTPQEQNQYISLLKAQSKPFLYKARVAQQKQQEIWNKSSALAQTIKDYRTARAELRPLLARELTLLNQIPGKGAMKSALEDAMDERPFSSRDLVSARQSVADDPANIREIENLKLIETKIGHPLMPSYLEARISHLQKGKSL